In the Triticum urartu cultivar G1812 unplaced genomic scaffold, Tu2.1 TuUngrouped_contig_4293, whole genome shotgun sequence genome, one interval contains:
- the LOC125527622 gene encoding uncharacterized protein LOC125527622 → MMGIQDIRDGVSSLFIMLNKETFVLFRIEFLVVLVTLLFLSMFIMDVFRRHIRNRVMKTIFSILDGVSDSIILYLLGAMQTAKFKNQLFPVWALVLVSFRYNVDFISGYGVDDRHGRRFMEWRNVVKLLGSAFLNWSRGSRFTLPLWSLWALQILRSWYRYHSYLLALNSVWHGKSSEVVAEHMRAGPHTSNWKPEDCNPENMVGYKYLVHGETDQRIKLEKPRYVMYIDTAQNDQQAERGFSSLVTLDNIWGCRRHLLNPNNNKGNDQKDLCLAFALSRLLRCRLEDVTLQQDIFRINRKLVKTKILEEENTDRAFRVMELQLSFVNDYFNTRYPMVFWNGFPSLFLNLLLSMVTFFVVCWLAVDIRKVYMPPKNDRARVVHGFNVDMIITWVFMFFMLFKEIWEMVSYLVSDWTRLLLVCSYARWKEERTRNRCMEGTISSFFRSRITSKQWHGLIDQYVFLESYDDRPRFSNLMHKITTGMVPKKDDGVALRSAINVPECVKPAILKKLCASLEQLSSPNIVHDQEQSHFLPKVITSLSGNDGDRRKRYSWACYDLPTCSHVILVWHIATSLCEMKLAQDHDVDLSKHGFLSSLLSYFTSCFSSKPYLVDVDEKRKENKKVNEKLTGKLQEMYITANSLSRYCAYLLVSKPDLIPDSFYVPYMVLQETVTCARDDILKNCDSLLSRYAKLMEEAEKAIQDADDVMEKEDIVRLGAKLGKELIDQETEEECWEILSGVWADLLVHIAPTWNAEAHKECLESGGEFVTYIWALLWHCGIEKSKLWPVEDLYDIVVVRGMQNNGDTCYFNAVLQSLLALDKLRARMLGPGAPTGKLGQELQKLFKKTSNINGTGGVLMPEKLFLDICSRNSDFRPGVMEDSNNMLGSLINGLKNEEGTMVESLFRSEVVKHVSGKECEHTSITIEDLDLSLAIPPKKPASIEDCLDLYATGLIEDWHCIDCSAASAAGNTSLNQDTTIDGQPEQSNNKTYKNEESGHPADRQTRTTYRNNGKLPVIDGNANQMEQSHKKQKDEKKICRAAIVQYRITKSAPILTIHLKRFNYVHSDRPYELQERVNFEDTLDITKFIDPGHLKDDEYKYRLVAVIVHSGPTLREGHNFAYVRASQIGCQQQASHDDPTWFCASDESITEVSLKEVLECQAYILFYERVEQPKAKPVVEEHPPTGH, encoded by the exons TCACACTCTTGTTCCTCTCGATGTTCATCATGGACGTCTTTCGTCGCCACATCCGCAACAGAGTCATGAAAACTATCTTTAGCATCTTGGATGGTGTCTCTGACTCTATTATCTTATACCTGCTGGGGGCCATGCAAACAGCCAAGTTCAAGAATCAGCTGTTCCCAGTCTGGGCCCTTGTGCTTGTTAGTTTCCGTTACAATGTCGACTTTATCTCTGGCTATGGTGTTGATGACCGCCATGGGCGACGGTTCATGGAGTGGAGGAATGTGGTGAAACTTCTGGGATCGGCGTTCTTGAACTGGTCACGTGGCTCAAGGTTCACACTTCCACTCTGGTCACTTTGGGCTCTGCAGATACTAAGGAGCTGGTACAGATACCATTCCTATCTTCTCGCACTCAATTCTGTCTGGCATGGTAAGAGTTCAGAGGTCGTTGCAGAGCATATGCGTGCTGGCCCTCACACTAGCAACTGGAAACCAGAGGACTGCAACCCAGAGAATATGGTAGGATACAAATACTTGGTGCATGGAGAAACCGATCAGAGAATCAAACTCGAGAAGCCTAGGTATGTCATGTATATTGATACTGCTCAGAATGACCAGCAAGCTGAGCGCGGTTTTTCATCGCTGGTTACCCTAGACAATATCTGGGGATGTCGCAGGCACCTGTTAAACCCAAACAACAATAAGGGGAATGACCAAAAGGACCTATGTCTGGCCTTCGCCTTGTCCAGGCTGCTCCGGTGCAGGCTCGAGGATGTGACACTTCAACAAGATATCTTCCGCATCAACCGAAAGCTAGTTAAGACTAAGATCCTTGAGGAGGAGAACACTGACCGTGCCTTTAGGGTCATGGAGCTGCAACTCTCCTTCGTAAATGACTACTTCAATACCCGCTACCCTATGGTCTTCTGGAATGGGTTCCCTTCTCTCTTCTTAAATTTGCTTCTCTCCATGGTGACCTTCTTTGTTGTATGCTGGCTTGCTGTGGACATCCGTAAGGTCTATATGCCCCCGAAAAACGACCGAGCTCGTGTGGTACATGGGTTCAATGTTGACATGATCATCACCTGGGTATTCATGTTTTTTATGCTATTTAAAGAGATCTGGGAGATGGTCAGCTACTTAGTCTCAGACTGGACAAGATTACTCCTAGTGTGCAGCTATGCACGGTGGAAGGAAGAGCGCACTAGAAACAGATGCATGGAGGGCACAATATCATCCTTTTTCAGATCTAGGATAACTAGTAAGCAGTGGCATGGACTTATTGACCAGTACGTCTTCTTAGAGTCGTATGATGACAGGCCAAGATTTTCGAATCTGATGCACAAGATAACCACTGGAATGGTTCCAAAGAAGGATGATGGAGTAGCACTCCGCAGTGCCATCAATGTGCCAGAATGTGTCAAGCCAGCAATACTGAAGAAGCTATGTGCAAGCCTAGAGCAGCTCAGCTCTCCTAATATTGTACATGATCAGGAGCAAAGCCATTTTCTGCCCAAGGTCATCACGTCACTGTCCGGCAATGACGGTGACCGAAGGAAGCGTTACAGTTGGGCCTGCTACGACCTGCCCACATGCTCTCATGTAATTTTGGTGTGGCATATTGCAACCAGCCTCTGTGAAATGAAGCTTGCTCAAGACCATGACGTCGACTTAAGCAAACATGGGTTCCTAAGCTCACTCTTGTCATATTTCACAAGTTGTTTCTCATCGAAACCATATCTTGTGGATGTGGACGAGAAGAGGAAAGAAAATAAGAAAGTAAATGAGAAGTTGACTGGTAAGCTACAGGAAATGTATATCACTGCGAATAGCTTGTCTCGGTACTGTGCATATCTGCTAGTTTCAAAGCCGGACCTGATCCCTGACAGCTTTTATGTACCCTACATGGTCTTACAAGAAACCGTGACATGTGCTCGTGATGATATTCTTAAAAATTGTGACTCGCTACTGAGCAGGTATGCCAAACTGATGGAAGAAGCAGAGAAGGCCATCCAAGATGCCGACGACGTCATGGAGAAGGAAGATATTGTGCGATTAGGTGCAAAACTGGGCAAGGAACTGATTGATCAAGAGACTGAAGAAGAATGCTGGGAGATTCTTTCTGGGGTATGGGCTGATTTACTAGTGCATATTGCCCCCACTTGGAACGCAGAGGCACACAAGGAATGCCTTGAGTCAGGAGGGGAATTTGTAACCTATATCTGGGCATTGTTGTGGCATTGTGGAATCGAGAAGAGCAAATTATGGCCAGTGGAAGATCTGTATGACATTGTGGTGGTCAGAGGGATGCAGAATAACGGGGACACATGTTACTTCAATGCAGTGTTGCAGAGTCTCCTTGCACTTGATAAGCTGCGTGCAAGGATGTTAGGACCGGGTGCTCCGACAGGGAAACTTGGTCAAGAACTACAGAAGCTCTTCAAAAAGACAAGCAATATCAATGGCACAGGAGGTGTGCTGATGCCAGAGAAGCTCTTCTTAGATATTTGCTCAAGGAATTCAGATTTTAGACCCGGCGTGATGGAAGACAGCAATAACATGCTTGGTTCCTTGATAAATGGTTTGAAGAATGAGGAAGGTACAATGGTTGAGTCACTATTCCGCAGTGAGGTTGTTAAACATGTCTCCGGCAAAGAGTGTGAGCACACATCAATTACAATCGAGGACCTTGATCTCAGTCTAGCAATACCACCAAAGAAGCCTGCATCAATCGAGGACTGCTTGGATTTGTATGCCACTGGATTGATCGAGGATTGGCATTGCATAGACTGTTCAGCTGCTTCTGCAGCTGGAAATACCTCTTTGAACCAAGATACAACAATCGATGGCCAACCCGAACAGTCAAACAATAAAACATACAAAAATGAGGAATCTGGCCATCCAGCTGACAGGCAAACGAGAACAACATATCGGAACAATGGAAAGCTACCGGTGATTGATGGCAATGCAAATCAAATGGAACAGAGCCATAAAAAACAGAAAGACGAAAAGAAGATATGCAGGGCTGCAATAGTACAATATCGCATTACCAAGTCGGCGCCTATACTAACCATTCATCTGAAGAGATTCAACTATGTCCACTCTGATAGGCCATACGAGTTGCAAGAGCGTGTGAACTTTGAAGATACACTTGATATAACAAAGTTCATAGATCCTGG GCATCTCAAGGACGACGAGTACAAGTACCGTCTAGTTGCTGTCATTGTACACAGTGGACCGACCCTGCGCGAAGGACACAATTTTGCCTATGTGAGAGCAAGCCAAATTGGATGCCAACAGCAGGCGAGCCATGACGATCCAACATGGTTCTGTGCAAGCGACGAAAGCATCACAGAAGTATCACTAAAAGAGGTGCTCGAGTGTCAGGCCTACATTCTTTTTTATGAAAGGGTCGAACAGCCAAAGGCCAAGCCAGTTGTAGAAGAGCATCCACCAACCGGTCACTGA